In a single window of the Streptomyces sp. NBC_00094 genome:
- a CDS encoding PP2C family serine/threonine-protein phosphatase, with the protein MSQKPKPSHGIAACPGCAEPLESGDRFCGACGYDLSAVPAAEVEPDRPTVAIGTPVVWPAAPPREAGSLSTMTQHPGDLPGTDSGGRDLPTMAVRTDGPVPPGAGTPPAGGTGGDFELAAPDPRTAVQVDPVQAQTQAPVQAQAPAPAPVPAAASAAAAAHLCVACRAGRVDDDGYCENCGHAQPRERDHMERELDTVAAVSDRGLRHHRNEDAFAVSATTLPDGSPAALAIVCDGVSSATRPDEASAAAAQAAGASLLAALPRGIHPQQAMHEAIVAASEAVNSLAEEPGQGGAEHDPHRNSPACTIVGSVVADGLLIVGWVGDSRVYWVPDDRTTPSVRLTEDDSWAAQMVAAGLMSEAEAHADERAHAITGWLGADAYELDPHTAAFKPDRSGVVVVCTDGLWNYAEGAEDMARVVPPDAADRPLHGAQVLVGHALDGGGHDNITVALLPFTFTSPGAGSA; encoded by the coding sequence ATGTCCCAGAAGCCGAAGCCGTCGCACGGAATCGCCGCCTGCCCGGGCTGCGCGGAGCCGCTGGAGTCGGGTGACCGGTTCTGCGGGGCGTGCGGCTACGACCTGTCGGCCGTCCCGGCGGCCGAGGTGGAGCCGGACCGCCCGACCGTGGCGATCGGCACCCCCGTGGTCTGGCCGGCCGCCCCGCCACGGGAGGCCGGTTCGCTCTCGACGATGACCCAGCACCCCGGCGACCTGCCGGGCACCGACTCCGGTGGCCGTGACCTGCCCACGATGGCGGTGCGCACGGACGGACCGGTGCCACCGGGTGCGGGCACGCCCCCGGCCGGCGGGACCGGCGGAGACTTCGAGCTCGCCGCCCCCGACCCCCGTACGGCGGTCCAGGTGGATCCGGTCCAGGCTCAGACTCAGGCGCCGGTCCAGGCCCAGGCACCGGCACCGGCACCCGTGCCGGCGGCCGCCTCCGCCGCGGCTGCCGCACACCTGTGCGTGGCCTGCCGGGCCGGGCGGGTGGACGACGACGGCTACTGCGAGAACTGCGGGCACGCGCAGCCCCGCGAGCGGGACCACATGGAGCGGGAGCTGGACACCGTCGCCGCCGTCAGCGACCGGGGCCTGCGCCACCACCGTAACGAGGACGCGTTCGCCGTCTCGGCGACCACCCTCCCCGACGGCTCCCCCGCCGCCCTCGCGATCGTCTGCGACGGCGTCTCCTCGGCGACCCGCCCCGACGAGGCCTCCGCCGCCGCCGCGCAGGCGGCCGGCGCCTCGCTGCTCGCCGCGCTGCCCCGCGGCATCCACCCGCAGCAGGCGATGCACGAGGCGATCGTCGCCGCCTCCGAGGCCGTCAACTCCCTCGCGGAGGAGCCTGGTCAGGGCGGCGCGGAGCACGATCCGCACCGCAACTCCCCCGCCTGCACCATCGTCGGCTCCGTCGTCGCCGACGGCCTGCTCATCGTCGGCTGGGTCGGGGACAGCCGCGTCTACTGGGTGCCGGACGACCGCACCACCCCGTCCGTCCGGCTCACCGAGGACGACTCGTGGGCCGCCCAGATGGTCGCGGCGGGGCTCATGAGCGAGGCCGAGGCGCACGCGGACGAGCGCGCCCACGCGATCACCGGCTGGCTCGGCGCCGACGCGTACGAACTGGACCCGCACACGGCCGCGTTCAAGCCGGACCGGTCCGGAGTGGTCGTGGTGTGCACGGACGGGCTCTGGAACTACGCGGAGGGCGCCGAGGACATGGCGCGGGTCGTCCCCCCGGACGCGGCGGACCGCCCGCTGCACGGCGCGCAGGTCCTCGTCGGCCACGCCCTCGACGGCGGAGGCCACGACAACATCACGGTCGCGCTGCTGCCGTTCACCTTCACCTCCCCAGGGGCAGGATCCGCCTGA
- a CDS encoding tetratricopeptide repeat protein, whose translation MGGGELYCDTCGLAPVVAPGGLIGSTPTGIAVPGRGTGTGLGSGRGSGIGTGVGAGVGGPDSSSSRSSSRASSRASSRSSTSRRSVSGRLSRSLSGNTGGRSVSVRSSGASTGQSARNRLGAGLVTIPEVPRPDPRGAVMENPEVPERKRFCSRSDCGAPVGRSRGDRPGRTEGFCTKCGHPYSFVPKLRGGDIVHGQYEVAGCLAHGGLGWVYLAVDRAVSDRWVVLKGLLDTGDQDAMAAAISERRFLAEIEHSNIVRIYNFVEHLDQRTGSMDGYIVMEYVGGKSLKEIANDRRTPDGRRDPLPVEQACAYGIEALEALGHLHSRNLLYCDFKVDNAIQSEDQLKLIDMGAVRRMDDEESAIYGTVGYQAPEVAEVGPSVASDLYTVARTLAVMTFDFQGYTNVFVDSLPDPEHIAVFRTYESFYRFLIRATDPDPARRFSSAQEMAEQLTGVLREVVALQSGRPRPALSTLFGAEVRVTDTVLFAELTEDVSLLGARKGAGKRGGGRRALPAAGAGAGAVAVAGAGAVAGPGTAPGAAPAAAPGVPPAAGPGLGWLLAALDTPATALALPVPRVDGGDPNAGFLAGLSAAAPAELLGALQAAPAPSAELRLRTLRAHLELGDLPTAVRTLAALEERDPDDWRVVWYRGVASLVTGDHEHAALAFDAIYDAFPGEPAPKLALGICAEVLGQLDNAAEYYRLVWATDPSFVSAAFGLARVRLAAGDRAGAVRTLESVPEASIHYTAARVASVRARLRRRPAHEALGTELTAAAAQVSALQGFGLDPVRREQLSTEVLGTALDWVLSGSPGAAPGGGALLLGSELDERGLRFGLERSYRVLARLAQRGEERIELVERANRFRPRTWV comes from the coding sequence ATGGGCGGCGGTGAGCTGTACTGCGACACCTGCGGGCTCGCGCCGGTCGTCGCGCCCGGCGGGCTGATCGGTTCGACGCCGACCGGCATCGCCGTGCCCGGCAGGGGCACCGGCACGGGACTCGGCTCGGGGCGCGGCTCCGGGATCGGAACCGGGGTCGGAGCCGGGGTCGGCGGGCCCGATTCGAGCTCCTCGCGGAGCAGTTCGCGGGCGTCCTCGCGCGCCTCGTCCCGCTCGTCTACCTCCCGCCGCTCGGTCTCCGGCCGCCTCTCGCGCTCGCTCTCCGGGAACACCGGCGGCCGCTCGGTGTCGGTGCGCAGCTCGGGTGCGTCGACCGGACAGTCCGCCCGGAACCGGCTGGGCGCCGGCCTGGTGACGATCCCGGAGGTGCCGCGTCCCGACCCGCGCGGTGCGGTCATGGAGAACCCGGAGGTTCCCGAGCGGAAGCGTTTCTGCTCCCGCTCCGACTGCGGGGCCCCGGTGGGCCGTTCGCGCGGTGACCGGCCGGGCCGTACGGAGGGCTTCTGCACCAAGTGCGGGCACCCGTACTCCTTCGTGCCGAAGCTGCGGGGCGGGGACATCGTCCACGGCCAGTACGAGGTCGCGGGCTGCCTCGCGCACGGCGGGCTCGGCTGGGTCTACCTCGCCGTCGACCGGGCCGTCTCCGACCGCTGGGTCGTGCTCAAGGGCCTGCTCGACACCGGCGACCAGGACGCGATGGCCGCGGCCATCTCGGAGCGCCGCTTCCTCGCCGAGATCGAGCACTCCAACATCGTCCGGATCTACAACTTCGTCGAGCACCTCGACCAGCGCACCGGTTCCATGGACGGCTACATCGTCATGGAGTACGTCGGCGGCAAGTCGCTCAAGGAGATCGCCAACGACCGGCGCACCCCGGACGGCCGGCGCGACCCGCTGCCGGTGGAGCAGGCCTGCGCGTACGGGATCGAGGCCCTGGAGGCGCTCGGCCATCTGCACAGCCGGAACCTGCTGTACTGCGACTTCAAGGTCGACAACGCCATCCAGTCCGAGGACCAGCTGAAGCTCATCGACATGGGCGCGGTCCGGCGGATGGACGACGAGGAGTCGGCGATCTACGGCACGGTCGGCTACCAGGCGCCGGAGGTGGCCGAGGTCGGCCCGTCGGTCGCCAGCGACCTGTACACGGTGGCGCGGACGCTGGCCGTGATGACCTTCGACTTCCAGGGCTACACGAACGTGTTCGTGGACTCGCTGCCCGACCCGGAGCACATCGCGGTCTTCCGGACGTACGAGTCGTTCTACCGCTTCCTGATCCGCGCCACGGACCCGGACCCGGCGCGGCGGTTCTCCTCCGCGCAGGAGATGGCGGAGCAGCTGACGGGCGTCCTGCGGGAGGTCGTGGCGCTCCAGTCGGGGCGGCCCCGCCCCGCGCTGTCGACGCTCTTCGGCGCGGAGGTCCGGGTGACGGACACCGTGCTGTTCGCCGAGCTGACGGAGGACGTCTCGCTGCTGGGGGCCCGGAAGGGTGCCGGGAAGCGGGGCGGCGGGCGGCGGGCCCTGCCTGCCGCCGGTGCGGGGGCCGGCGCGGTTGCGGTTGCCGGGGCGGGTGCGGTTGCCGGGCCCGGGACCGCTCCGGGTGCTGCTCCTGCCGCTGCTCCTGGTGTTCCTCCCGCCGCCGGGCCCGGGCTCGGGTGGCTGCTCGCCGCGCTCGACACGCCCGCCACCGCGCTCGCGCTGCCCGTGCCGCGCGTCGACGGGGGCGACCCCAACGCCGGCTTCCTCGCCGGGCTGTCGGCCGCCGCCCCCGCCGAGCTGCTCGGCGCGCTCCAGGCCGCGCCGGCGCCCTCCGCCGAGCTGCGGCTGCGGACCCTGCGGGCCCATCTGGAGCTGGGCGACCTGCCCACCGCCGTACGGACGCTCGCCGCGCTGGAGGAGCGGGACCCGGACGACTGGCGGGTGGTCTGGTACCGGGGCGTGGCCTCGTTGGTGACCGGGGACCACGAACACGCGGCGCTGGCCTTCGACGCGATCTACGACGCCTTCCCCGGGGAGCCGGCGCCGAAGCTGGCCCTCGGGATCTGCGCCGAGGTCCTCGGTCAGCTGGACAACGCCGCCGAGTACTACCGCCTGGTGTGGGCCACCGACCCGAGCTTCGTCAGCGCGGCCTTCGGGCTCGCCCGGGTGCGGCTCGCGGCGGGCGACCGCGCCGGAGCCGTTCGGACGCTGGAGTCCGTACCGGAGGCCTCGATCCACTACACGGCGGCCCGGGTCGCGTCCGTGCGGGCGCGGCTGCGGCGGCGCCCGGCGCACGAAGCGCTCGGCACCGAACTGACGGCCGCCGCGGCGCAGGTCTCCGCGCTCCAGGGCTTCGGTCTCGACCCCGTGCGCCGGGAGCAGTTGTCGACGGAGGTCCTCGGAACGGCCCTCGACTGGGTACTCTCCGGGAGTCCCGGTGCGGCACCGGGCGGCGGCGCACTGCTGCTCGGGAGTGAACTGGACGAGCGCGGACTGCGCTTCGGCCTGGAACGCTCGTACCGGGTGCTGGCCCGGCTCGCCCAGCGGGGCGAGGAGAGGATCGAACTGGTGGAGCGGGCCAACCGCTTCCGCCCCCGGACGTGGGTGTGA
- a CDS encoding IS630 family transposase, translated as MLQSWVRRRSSAQSLALRSRIVLESADGHAIAEVARRLGITTDTVRAWRRRFLERRLDGLCDEPRPGVPRKITDADVERVIVKTLEETPKDATHWSTRSMAAATGMSQSAISRIWRAFALQPHRAETFKLSKDPLFIDKVRDVVGLYLDPPERALVLCVDEKSQIQALDRSQPVLPMMPGVPERRSHDYVRAGTTTLFAALDTATGKVIGSLHRRHRTVEFKKFLVKLDKEVPADLEVHLILDNYVTHKVPAVKTWLLAHPRFHLHFTPTGSSWLNLVERWFAELTTKKLRRGVHRSVQALERDIRSWLAEWNDHPRPFVWTKTADEILDKVAAYCRRISDSGH; from the coding sequence ATGTTGCAGTCGTGGGTGCGTCGTCGTTCGAGTGCCCAGTCGTTGGCGCTGCGGTCACGGATCGTCCTGGAGAGCGCGGACGGACACGCGATCGCGGAGGTCGCCCGGCGGCTGGGCATCACCACGGACACTGTCCGGGCCTGGCGGCGGCGCTTCCTGGAACGCCGGCTCGACGGCCTGTGCGATGAACCGCGGCCCGGTGTTCCGCGGAAGATCACCGACGCCGATGTCGAACGCGTCATCGTCAAGACGCTGGAGGAGACCCCGAAGGACGCCACGCACTGGTCGACCCGGTCGATGGCCGCGGCGACCGGGATGTCGCAGTCGGCGATCTCACGGATCTGGCGGGCCTTCGCCCTCCAGCCGCACCGGGCCGAGACGTTCAAACTGTCCAAGGACCCTCTGTTCATCGACAAGGTCCGTGACGTGGTCGGGCTGTATCTCGATCCGCCGGAGCGGGCCCTGGTGCTCTGCGTGGACGAGAAGTCGCAGATCCAGGCGCTGGACCGGTCCCAGCCGGTCCTGCCGATGATGCCGGGAGTGCCCGAACGCCGCAGTCACGACTACGTGCGCGCGGGCACCACCACTCTCTTCGCCGCACTCGACACCGCGACCGGCAAGGTCATCGGCTCGCTCCACCGCCGCCATCGCACGGTGGAGTTCAAGAAGTTCCTGGTCAAGCTCGACAAAGAAGTGCCCGCAGACCTCGAGGTCCACCTGATCCTGGACAACTACGTCACGCACAAGGTCCCGGCCGTCAAGACATGGCTGCTGGCGCATCCTCGTTTCCACCTGCACTTCACCCCGACCGGCTCGTCCTGGCTGAACCTGGTCGAGCGATGGTTCGCCGAACTCACCACGAAGAAGCTCCGCCGTGGCGTCCACCGCTCCGTCCAGGCCCTCGAACGCGACATCCGGTCCTGGCTCGCCGAGTGGAACGACCACCCCCGGCCCTTCGTCTGGACGAAAACCGCCGACGAGATCCTCGACAAAGTCGCCGCCTACTGCCGACGAATCTCCGACTCAGGACACTAG
- a CDS encoding VWA domain-containing protein gives MANFSKPTAPQFSVDVYQNEFLPEGGREVSAIVTVTSTGGGTSGGFAGFAGGGTAGVVIMVDCSGSMDYPATKMRGAREATAAAVDTLRDGTSFAVVAGTHVAKEVYPGNGRLAVADPRTRAEAKEALRGLTAGGGTAIGTWLRLADRLLSSADLSIRHGILLTDGRNEHEAPEELRAALDACAGRFTCDARGVGTDWEVKEVTGIASALLGTADIVADPAGLAADFTTMMENAMGKGVADVVLRLWTPVGVEIGYVKQVAPTVEDLTHRRTEAGPRAGDYPTGSWGDESRDYHVSVRVPRASIGQEMLAARVSLIAPDPAGGDPRPLSQGLVRAVWTDDLAMSTSINPQVAHYTGQAELADVIQQGLDARKSGDRDGATAKLGRAVQLAAASGNADTAKLLSKVVDVVDAATGTVRLKAKVAEADEMTLETRSTKTVRVKR, from the coding sequence ATGGCGAACTTCTCCAAGCCGACCGCGCCGCAGTTCTCCGTGGACGTGTACCAGAACGAGTTCCTGCCGGAGGGCGGCCGCGAGGTCAGTGCCATCGTCACGGTCACCTCGACCGGCGGCGGCACCAGCGGCGGGTTCGCGGGCTTCGCGGGCGGCGGCACGGCCGGTGTCGTGATCATGGTCGACTGCTCCGGCTCGATGGACTACCCGGCCACCAAGATGCGCGGCGCGCGGGAGGCGACCGCCGCCGCCGTCGACACCCTGCGCGACGGCACCTCCTTCGCCGTCGTCGCCGGCACGCACGTGGCCAAGGAGGTCTACCCGGGGAACGGCCGCCTCGCCGTCGCCGACCCCCGGACCCGGGCCGAGGCCAAGGAGGCGCTGCGCGGTCTGACCGCGGGTGGCGGCACGGCGATCGGCACCTGGCTGCGCCTCGCGGACCGGCTGCTCTCCTCCGCCGACCTCTCCATCCGGCACGGCATCCTGCTCACCGACGGCCGCAACGAGCACGAGGCGCCGGAGGAGCTGCGGGCCGCGCTCGACGCCTGCGCGGGCCGCTTCACCTGTGACGCGCGCGGGGTCGGCACCGACTGGGAGGTCAAGGAGGTCACCGGCATCGCCTCCGCGCTCCTCGGCACCGCCGACATCGTCGCCGACCCGGCCGGGCTCGCCGCCGACTTCACGACGATGATGGAAAACGCGATGGGCAAGGGCGTGGCGGACGTCGTGCTGCGCCTGTGGACGCCGGTCGGAGTGGAGATCGGGTACGTGAAGCAGGTGGCGCCGACGGTCGAGGACCTGACGCACCGGCGTACCGAGGCCGGTCCGCGCGCCGGGGACTACCCGACGGGCTCGTGGGGCGACGAGTCCCGCGACTACCACGTGAGCGTGCGCGTCCCGCGGGCCTCGATCGGCCAGGAGATGCTCGCCGCCCGGGTGTCCCTGATCGCGCCGGACCCGGCGGGCGGCGACCCGCGGCCGCTGTCTCAAGGGCTGGTACGGGCGGTGTGGACGGACGACCTGGCGATGTCGACCTCGATCAACCCGCAGGTCGCCCACTACACGGGGCAGGCGGAGCTCGCGGACGTCATCCAGCAGGGTCTCGATGCCCGCAAATCGGGCGATCGTGACGGCGCGACCGCCAAACTGGGCCGCGCGGTCCAGCTCGCGGCGGCCTCCGGCAACGCGGATACGGCGAAATTGCTTTCGAAGGTGGTCGACGTCGTCGACGCGGCGACAGGTACTGTGCGTTTGAAGGCGAAGGTCGCGGAAGCGGACGAGATGACACTCGAAACGCGCTCCACCAAGACCGTTCGCGTCAAGAGGTAG
- a CDS encoding FHA domain-containing protein — translation MPTCPNGHQSVSDDWCEVCGHRMAGAGAPAGAVPPPPPPPPAYGYPGPGGPGQPPMGPPPGAPGDFGPGGHGAPGGHGAPGGFGPGGDPNATAQAELCPQCRTPREHMAPFCEECRWNFLTNTATSYTPLAPQQSGPPPGLNLPPGFQSPPPAPPQQQPHDPFGYQGSRPSQVNRPAEPLGAEPTHHQAPPQRPPMQQPPVQQPPQPPVQQPQAPPAYLQAPPQAQAPAQAPAPPAPPQPRADDDWLLPPPAQPQPPQHQAPPPPQQQQQFQQQQHQAPPPPPHQQHHQAPPQQQFQPPQQPLGWTAVIGPDREYFMAMMHRSGPEASGLNLPAYSPDKHLPLQGNQISIGRRRHSTGESPDIDLSVPPEDPGVSHQHAVLVQQPDGSWAVVDQNSTNGTTVNGGEEPIQPYVPVQLQEGDRVHVGAWTTITIRRG, via the coding sequence ATGCCGACCTGCCCGAACGGACACCAGTCGGTCTCCGACGACTGGTGCGAGGTCTGCGGCCACCGCATGGCCGGGGCGGGCGCGCCTGCGGGTGCCGTTCCGCCGCCTCCCCCGCCGCCGCCCGCGTACGGATACCCGGGGCCCGGCGGCCCCGGTCAGCCGCCGATGGGCCCGCCGCCCGGCGCTCCCGGTGACTTCGGTCCCGGTGGACACGGTGCTCCCGGTGGCCATGGTGCTCCCGGTGGCTTCGGTCCCGGGGGTGACCCGAACGCGACCGCGCAGGCGGAGCTCTGCCCGCAGTGCCGTACCCCGCGTGAGCACATGGCGCCGTTCTGCGAGGAGTGCCGCTGGAACTTCCTCACGAACACGGCCACCTCGTACACGCCGCTGGCCCCGCAGCAGTCCGGGCCGCCGCCCGGCCTGAACCTGCCGCCCGGCTTCCAGTCGCCGCCGCCGGCCCCTCCGCAGCAGCAGCCGCACGACCCCTTCGGTTACCAGGGTTCGCGGCCGTCGCAGGTGAACCGTCCGGCCGAGCCGCTGGGCGCCGAGCCCACGCACCACCAGGCTCCGCCGCAGCGCCCGCCGATGCAGCAGCCGCCCGTACAGCAGCCCCCGCAGCCGCCCGTACAGCAGCCGCAGGCTCCGCCCGCGTACCTCCAGGCTCCGCCGCAGGCCCAGGCACCGGCCCAGGCCCCGGCGCCGCCCGCGCCGCCGCAGCCCCGCGCGGACGACGACTGGCTCCTGCCGCCGCCGGCCCAGCCGCAGCCGCCGCAGCACCAGGCCCCGCCGCCTCCGCAGCAGCAGCAGCAGTTCCAGCAGCAGCAACACCAGGCCCCTCCGCCGCCCCCGCACCAGCAGCACCATCAGGCGCCGCCGCAGCAGCAGTTCCAGCCGCCGCAGCAGCCGTTGGGCTGGACCGCGGTCATCGGCCCGGACCGTGAGTACTTCATGGCGATGATGCACCGCAGCGGGCCCGAGGCCTCGGGCCTCAACCTGCCCGCGTACTCGCCGGACAAGCACCTGCCGCTCCAGGGCAACCAGATCTCCATCGGCCGCCGCCGGCACTCCACCGGCGAGTCCCCCGACATCGACCTGTCGGTGCCGCCGGAGGACCCGGGCGTCTCGCACCAGCACGCCGTGCTCGTGCAGCAGCCGGACGGCTCGTGGGCGGTGGTGGACCAGAACTCCACCAACGGCACCACGGTCAACGGCGGCGAGGAGCCGATCCAGCCCTACGTCCCCGTCCAGCTCCAGGAGGGCGACCGGGTGCACGTCGGCGCCTGGACGACGATCACCATCCGCCGGGGCTAG
- a CDS encoding globin yields the protein MNEIPGETTQEQTFYELVGGEETFRRLVRRFYEGVAEDPLLRPMYPEEDLGPAEERLVLFLMQYWGGPRTYSDHRGHPRLRMRHAPFTVNQEAHDAWLRHMRDALDDLALAPEHEAELWRYLTYAAASMVNTAG from the coding sequence GTGAACGAGATTCCCGGGGAAACGACGCAGGAGCAGACCTTCTACGAGCTGGTCGGCGGCGAGGAGACCTTCCGCCGCCTGGTCCGCCGCTTCTACGAGGGCGTCGCGGAGGACCCGCTGCTGCGCCCGATGTACCCCGAGGAGGACCTCGGTCCGGCGGAGGAGCGTCTCGTGCTCTTCCTGATGCAGTACTGGGGCGGCCCCCGCACGTACAGCGACCACCGGGGCCATCCCCGCCTGCGGATGCGGCACGCCCCGTTCACCGTGAACCAGGAGGCGCACGACGCCTGGCTCCGGCACATGCGCGACGCCCTGGACGACCTCGCCCTCGCCCCCGAGCACGAGGCGGAGCTGTGGCGCTACCTCACCTACGCGGCGGCCTCCATGGTGAACACGGCCGGCTGA
- a CDS encoding methyltransferase domain-containing protein — MGEPRDEFAEAGARERRALVREIEADGVLSDPAWHAAFAEVPRHLFVPYYYVSGTGGYERLWSGDPDPVRRARWLRGAYADTAIATRVRDGELLSSASQPSLMALMLRALDVRDGDDVLEIGAGTGYHAALLCHRLGEEHVTTIDLEEEIAESARTHLAAAGYRPAVLAADGARGCPERAPYDRIVATCAVPAVPYPWLAQCRPGALVLAPLSTGLVLLRVRDGTHAEGRFLETSAYFVALRGVAAHASESRGPRHGPAGDERFRFLNGLVTETLDRREALSLWLREGRPDRERFGVTVSGDRQWAWLDEPGGPYAWPLPVA, encoded by the coding sequence ATGGGTGAGCCGCGGGACGAGTTCGCCGAGGCCGGCGCGCGGGAGCGGCGGGCGCTCGTGCGGGAGATCGAGGCGGACGGCGTGCTGTCCGACCCCGCCTGGCACGCCGCCTTCGCCGAGGTCCCGCGCCATCTCTTCGTCCCGTACTACTACGTCTCCGGGACCGGCGGCTACGAGCGGCTCTGGTCCGGCGACCCCGACCCCGTGCGGCGGGCGCGCTGGCTGCGCGGGGCCTACGCGGACACGGCGATCGCCACCCGCGTACGGGACGGGGAGCTGCTCTCCTCCGCCAGCCAGCCCTCTCTGATGGCGCTCATGCTCCGGGCCCTGGACGTACGCGACGGCGACGACGTCCTGGAGATCGGCGCCGGGACCGGGTACCACGCGGCCCTGCTCTGCCACCGGCTCGGCGAGGAGCACGTCACCACGATCGACCTGGAGGAGGAGATCGCCGAGTCCGCCCGGACCCATCTCGCCGCCGCCGGGTACCGGCCCGCGGTGCTCGCCGCCGACGGCGCCCGGGGCTGCCCCGAGCGGGCCCCCTACGACCGGATCGTGGCGACCTGCGCGGTGCCGGCGGTCCCGTACCCCTGGCTCGCCCAGTGCCGGCCCGGCGCGCTGGTCCTCGCCCCGCTCTCCACCGGGCTGGTCCTGCTGAGGGTGCGCGACGGTACGCACGCGGAGGGGCGGTTCCTGGAGACCTCGGCGTACTTCGTGGCGCTGCGGGGCGTCGCCGCCCACGCCTCGGAGAGCCGCGGCCCGCGCCACGGCCCCGCCGGGGACGAACGCTTCCGCTTCCTGAACGGTCTCGTCACCGAGACCCTGGACAGACGCGAAGCGCTCTCGCTCTGGCTGCGCGAGGGGCGGCCGGATCGGGAGCGCTTCGGGGTGACGGTCAGCGGCGACCGGCAGTGGGCCTGGCTGGACGAGCCCGGAGGGCCGTACGCCTGGCCACTGCCGGTGGCCTGA
- a CDS encoding IS481 family transposase, protein MSHRNARLTVFGRRLLVERVCSGRPVAHVAAEMGISRATAHKWIRRWRTEGEAGLHDRSSRPRTTPHRTPADVEARVCDLRRARKLGPARIGPVLGLPASTVHRILTRHGLNRLSWFDRPTGSVIRRYERDRPGELVHVDVKKLGRIPDGGGHRVLGRDAGRPIRGMGFDYIHSAVDDHTRLAYSEIHPDEKVATCAGFLTRAAAFYRAHGIERIERVLTDNAWAYRKGLAWKAALAALGATGKLTRAYRPQTNGKVERFNRTLLDEWAYLRPYTSNEQRSAALTDFLHTYNHHRCHTALNGHPPISRVNNVPGQYS, encoded by the coding sequence GTGTCCCACCGTAATGCCCGGCTGACCGTCTTCGGTAGGCGCCTGCTGGTCGAACGCGTCTGCTCGGGCCGCCCGGTCGCGCATGTGGCCGCCGAGATGGGGATATCGCGGGCCACCGCCCACAAGTGGATCCGTCGCTGGCGGACCGAAGGCGAGGCGGGGCTGCACGACCGGTCCAGCCGGCCTCGCACGACACCGCACCGGACCCCGGCCGACGTCGAGGCGCGAGTCTGTGACCTGCGTCGGGCCCGCAAACTGGGCCCCGCCCGCATTGGCCCGGTCCTGGGGCTGCCCGCCTCGACCGTCCACCGCATCCTGACCCGGCACGGTCTGAATCGGCTGTCCTGGTTCGACCGTCCGACCGGCAGCGTGATCCGCCGCTACGAACGCGACCGGCCCGGCGAACTCGTCCACGTCGACGTGAAGAAACTCGGCCGGATCCCCGACGGCGGCGGCCACCGAGTCCTGGGCCGCGACGCGGGCCGGCCGATCCGCGGCATGGGCTTCGACTACATCCACTCCGCGGTCGACGACCACACCCGCCTCGCCTACAGCGAGATCCACCCGGACGAGAAGGTCGCGACCTGCGCGGGCTTCCTCACCCGCGCCGCCGCGTTCTACCGCGCTCATGGCATCGAGCGGATCGAACGGGTCCTGACCGACAACGCCTGGGCCTACCGCAAGGGCCTGGCCTGGAAGGCCGCCCTGGCCGCCCTCGGCGCCACAGGAAAGCTGACCCGGGCCTACCGGCCGCAGACCAATGGCAAGGTCGAACGCTTCAACCGCACCCTGCTCGACGAGTGGGCCTACCTACGGCCCTACACGAGCAACGAACAGCGGAGCGCAGCCCTGACAGACTTCCTCCACACCTACAACCACCACCGCTGCCACACCGCACTCAACGGGCACCCGCCCATCAGCCGCGTCAACAACGTTCCGGGTCAATACAGCTAG